In Phycisphaerae bacterium RAS1, the genomic window CGCGTGGATTTCCACGACTGGCTGAAGGCCAAAGGCTTTGATCCGACCCATCTGAACCCCGAGGCGCGCGACGCGTTGCTGAAAGCGTTCAACGCCGAGCAGGCCGAGTTGAAGGCCAAGGCGGCCGCCGGCGGGAATGGCGCCGCGCCGCCCAACGACCCGCTGGCGCTGATCGAGGCCCGCAACAGCCGGCACGCCTCCATCCGCGAGGAAGCGCGGAAGTTCGCCGAGCGCAACGGGAAGGACAACGACGGCGTGGTCTCGCAGGTCCGCGCGGCGATGAACTGCGCCCTGGTCGAGGATTGGACGCTGGAGCGCTTCAAGTGCCATCTGTACGAGTCGCTGGGCGCCCCCGAGCCGCCGCAGACGCGCCTGCGCGGCGGGAGCGGCCGAGACGACGCGCTCAGCGACACGCTGCTCGAAGCGGGCCTGTGCCTGTCGCTCAAGCTCAAGGACATCGACAAGCGCTTCAGCGCCCAGACGCTCGATCTGGCCGAGCGCCGCTGGCGGCACGGCCTGGGACTGGGGCAGTTGCTCGAGTTCGTGGCGCGTGCCAACAGCGGCGGCGGCAGCGACGAGTTCAGCCACAAGAACCCCGGGCCGCTGCTCAAGGCGCTGTTCGCGCCCAACCAGAGCCAGGGCCGATTCGCCGCGGGTCCATCGACCTACGACATCTCCGGAATCCTCTCGAACACGCTCAACAAGGCGGTCGTGCAGTATTTTCTGACCGAAGAGGATCAGGCCTGGAGCCAGATCGCGGCCATCAAGCGCGTCAGCGACTTCAAGTCGATGGACTCCTACAGCTTGCAGGGCGACTTCCAGTACAAGAAGGTGGAGCCCGGCGGCAAGCTGAAGGACGCCAACTTCGGCGAGAAGAAGTACAGCATCAAGGCCGACACGTTCGGCCGGCTGGTCGGGATCACCCGCCAGGACATCATCAACGACAACCTCGGCGCCCTGGATGACCTGGCCCGCTTCCTGGGCCTGGGCGGAATTGACGCGCTCAACGACGTGTTCTGGACCGAGTTCCTCGACAATGCGTCCTTCTTCGCCGCCGGCAACGGCAACTACATCAGCGGCGCCGATACGGCCTTGTCGCTGGCGTCGCTGGAGGCGGCCCACACCAAGTTCCGCAAGCAGACCCGCCCGGACGGCAAACCCTTCAACGCCACGCCGCGGCTGCTGCTGGTGCCGACCGAGCTGGAAGTCACGGCCAACAACCTGATGGACTCCGGTTCCGTGGTGGTCGCCGGCACAACCGACCTGAAGATCGCCTCGGGCAATGCCTTCAAGGGCAAATTCGCGGTCGTCTCCAGTTCCTACATGAGCAGCAGCGGGTTCAGCGGCAATTCGACGACCAAGTGGTACCTGCTGGCGGACCCGATGCGCACGCCGGTGATCGCGGTTTGCTTCCTGGACGGCCGCGACCGGCCGACGATCCAGTCGGCGATGGCGGACTTCGACGAGCTGGGCATCAAGGTGCGCGGCTTCTTCGACTTCGGCGTCGCCAAGCAGGAATTCCGCGGCGGCGTGGCAGCCAAGGGCGCGGCGTAAGCGTGGATTTGGGAGTGGCGAGTCGCGCGTTCAAGGCAGGGCGCTCAATGCAGCGGTCCGGTCTGCAACTCGCTACTCGCTACTCGTCACTCTGAACTCAACAGGAGCTCTCGCAATGGCTCAGACCTATCAGGCAGTCAAGATCGGAGATCGGGGCCGGATTCCCTACACGCCCAGCGGGTCATCCGTGGCCGCGGGCAAAGTCGTGGTGCAGAACTCCGTGGCCGGGTTCGCCACGCAGCCGATCGCCGATGGCGTGCTCGGCGGCCTGGATACCGAGGGCGCGTTCCGAGTGGTCAAGGCCAACGGGGCGATCAACGCGGGCGCCGCAGTCTACTGGGCCGCGGCCGGCAACCCACAGGGCGGCGTGGCCGGCAGCGGCGCGGCGACCACGACGGCGACGGGCAATACGTTCCTCGGGTTTGCGCGTGAAACGGCCGGCGCGACCGATGAGACCGTCGACGTGGACGTGCCCGGCAGCGTGGTCACGCTGCAGTCTCAGATGCAGAACGCAATCACTGATCCGGGCAACGCCGGCGCGGTTCCCGTCACCGCCACAGGCCA contains:
- a CDS encoding Mu-like prophage major head subunit gpT, with amino-acid sequence MRFEQRASRCASESRRFVAGPASTGRFTADVTATITAAAADGKQPRFSATVYNGGVIRPHWTYGDKCVIDIAGVVFAEPIAALLDHDPEKIVGQSQAVTSDGQSIQVDGIVTGDWKDKEDPAGKVALHAGNGFVWKASVGGAYERVEFVEAGVTVEVNGRTIAGPMHVIRACVINEFSFLSCAADGTTSARVAAAAAKEIRVDFHDWLKAKGFDPTHLNPEARDALLKAFNAEQAELKAKAAAGGNGAAPPNDPLALIEARNSRHASIREEARKFAERNGKDNDGVVSQVRAAMNCALVEDWTLERFKCHLYESLGAPEPPQTRLRGGSGRDDALSDTLLEAGLCLSLKLKDIDKRFSAQTLDLAERRWRHGLGLGQLLEFVARANSGGGSDEFSHKNPGPLLKALFAPNQSQGRFAAGPSTYDISGILSNTLNKAVVQYFLTEEDQAWSQIAAIKRVSDFKSMDSYSLQGDFQYKKVEPGGKLKDANFGEKKYSIKADTFGRLVGITRQDIINDNLGALDDLARFLGLGGIDALNDVFWTEFLDNASFFAAGNGNYISGADTALSLASLEAAHTKFRKQTRPDGKPFNATPRLLLVPTELEVTANNLMDSGSVVVAGTTDLKIASGNAFKGKFAVVSSSYMSSSGFSGNSTTKWYLLADPMRTPVIAVCFLDGRDRPTIQSAMADFDELGIKVRGFFDFGVAKQEFRGGVAAKGAA